The proteins below come from a single Salinilacihabitans rarus genomic window:
- a CDS encoding 2Fe-2S iron-sulfur cluster-binding protein produces the protein MTPARYDVTLDRVGGPTRTIEVDEDETVLEASRRSGVSLPYGCRTGACGTCVGRLLAIEGAESGDDTTDADGTPIDVAEAFAYRREPRALKPRHRDDGYVLLCIASPRANSRVAVGSRVQSELVDNPWK, from the coding sequence GTGACTCCGGCCCGCTACGACGTCACCCTCGACCGGGTCGGCGGCCCGACGCGGACGATCGAGGTCGACGAAGACGAGACGGTGCTCGAGGCCTCACGGCGGAGCGGGGTCTCGTTGCCGTACGGGTGTCGGACCGGCGCGTGCGGTACCTGCGTGGGCCGGTTGCTGGCGATCGAGGGTGCGGAGAGTGGCGACGACACGACCGACGCGGATGGAACGCCGATCGACGTCGCGGAGGCGTTCGCGTACCGGCGCGAACCGCGGGCGCTGAAACCGCGCCACCGGGACGACGGGTACGTCCTCCTGTGCATCGCCAGCCCGCGAGCGAACTCTCGGGTCGCCGTCGGCTCGCGGGTGCAGTCCGAACTGGTCGACAACCCCTGGAAGTAG